Sequence from the Chroogloeocystis siderophila 5.2 s.c.1 genome:
TTAGCTAAACAATTGATTGATTCGTTTGGACATTGAGATAAAATTTCGGGCTTAAACTCGCGTTTCCAAAACACAAGTACTGGAGTACAATTTGTACTAGCGTCGCATCCTGTTACGGGTACTAAAGGAGGAATTTGATCTTTAATTCCTGGTTGAGTTTGGGTTGAAATATTATTTAAACCATCAGCATCATAAATATAAATTGCCTGCCTTAAATCTTGTGTAATATAATTAATGGTTGATTGTAATTCTTGCTCGGTATTAGCTTTGGCTTCCTCTTGTCGCTGGGTTGTTAAAATATTGAGCATAAAGTTCATTAATGGCGTGATGACTAATCCTGCAAGGAAAATACCTACTAGCAGTTCAATTAAGGTAAAGCCACCTTTTAATTGCGAGTCAAAACGGTTTATGTGGATGTACCGAAGCAGTTGAAGTGAATTCATCATGGCATAGCTATCCTCTTGTTGCCATTCGTATTACTACTACAGTTGACAGCCACCGAGGCGATCGCACAAATCTTGCAATCGAGTTTCGGTCGTACTAATTTCGGTAGTAATTTCGAGTAATGGGGCTTTGCGATCGCCTAATCCGCCTGTAAAAGTGGCTTGCGTTCGTCTGGTATCGACATCACTTTTAACGAGGGGTAAACTATCGCTAAAAGCATCAGCGCGATAAACTCTCACACCTAATAAATAACCTTTTGTGGCATCGGTGGACGTAGGCGTAACACTGCGGAATGCTTGAACAACAAGATCGCGTACGCTGTTACTGCGACAACCTGCTTCTGTATCAAAGTCAATGCAGTACAAACTCAGATTTGCAGAATTTTGACAGTACGGGTAATCGGGTGTTGTGGGGGTACAATTTGTTAAACCACTTGCAGGTGGAACCGCAGCATTTGTGAAAGTAACGCGCTGGGCGTTGAATTGGCGAGTCGCGCTAGTATCAACTTCGTTGATTAATACGGTATGATTCGGTGGTGGAATTGTGCCGTTGCGGATACCATCAAGATAAGTTTTTGCAGCTTGAGTTGCGAGTTCAACTCGACGGGCTTGTACGCGGTTGCCGACAGAA
This genomic interval carries:
- the hpsB gene encoding hormogonium polysaccharide secretion pseudopilin HpsB, whose product is MISRSQDGFTIVDALVAIVVVGILMSAIAPVMVLSVGNRVQARRVELATQAAKTYLDGIRNGTIPPPNHTVLINEVDTSATRQFNAQRVTFTNAAVPPASGLTNCTPTTPDYPYCQNSANLSLYCIDFDTEAGCRSNSVRDLVVQAFRSVTPTSTDATKGYLLGVRVYRADAFSDSLPLVKSDVDTRRTQATFTGGLGDRKAPLLEITTEISTTETRLQDLCDRLGGCQL